Genomic segment of bacterium:
CAATCGCTGTTCAGAAAGCAGCCGATGCGGCCCACGGCCTCCCCCGCCGGGAGCGCAAGCGCGAAGAGATCCCCGAGCGAGCGCCGAATCCCGAGGCGGCGCTTCGCGATCTCGACCGCAAGCCAACCCCCGAGGATACCCCCGAGGATCGCCCGCCCTCCTGTATAGGGGTTCAGGAACGCTCCCGGGTACTGGAGGGCGAGCAGCCACTGCCCGAACGTCCACTCGGCCAGGCGCGCTCCCAGCACCCCGCCGCAGAGCCCCGCGATCGCGACGTAGGCCACCCCCTCCGTCGCCAGACCCCGGCGGCGGGCTGCCAGGTAGAACACGACCGCACCCACGACGTAGGCGAGCGCAGTGAAGAGCATTCCAAGCGGCGTGCTCATCCCGTGACCACCCCCAGCGGCGCGGCTGCGGGGTCCGGCCCGTCGCTCGCATCGGCGAAGAGCCAGCGCCAGCAGAAGGAGTACCTGCGGGGATCGTCCTCAAAAGTGCCGGTGTGGACGCAGCACTGGCGGATGCGCGCCTCGTGGAACGTGTGCGCATCCATGAACATCTTGACCGTGATCCGGAAGGTGCGCTCGGCCAGCCGCTCGAGCGCGCGGTCCTGCCCCCCCACCAGCGTCCACAGCCCGCC
This window contains:
- a CDS encoding prolipoprotein diacylglyceryl transferase, with protein sequence MSTPLGMLFTALAYVVGAVVFYLAARRRGLATEGVAYVAIAGLCGGVLGARLAEWTFGQWLLALQYPGAFLNPYTGGRAILGGILGGWLAVEIAKRRLGIRRSLGDLFALALPAGEAVGRIGCFLNSDCYGTICTLPWAVYQHGAWRHPAQIYSSAGAAAIFVLLIRLRGRLPREGDLFRLYLVLAGTSRFLVEFFRVRTIGPEGLSLAQWGALGVILLGTTGLIASGRHFRRHLTRPARLPADAVP